A window of Paenibacillus polygoni contains these coding sequences:
- a CDS encoding glycosyltransferase family 2 protein has protein sequence MISKPVVTIVIPFYNCKYIGEAIESALQQTYPHIEIIVVDDGSTQHTELITPYEDQIRYIRKVNGGTATALNTGIVHAKGQYFAWLSSDDAFLPHKVETQVNYMIEKGLSFTQSAYHYMNSLSEQTETIYPKLGSRSDMIHTLLSYCPINGCSVMLAMQVFGKVGLFNPNFRYAHDYEMWLRLLPFYELGCVDIPLIKYRMHEQMGTARHMGEIEKEVAAIQNLHRSALLSLL, from the coding sequence GTGATTAGCAAACCTGTCGTGACCATCGTCATTCCCTTTTATAATTGCAAATATATTGGAGAAGCCATCGAGAGTGCTTTACAGCAGACCTATCCCCATATTGAAATTATTGTTGTAGATGATGGATCAACTCAGCATACAGAACTCATTACACCTTATGAAGATCAAATTCGCTATATCCGAAAAGTGAATGGCGGGACAGCTACGGCACTAAATACAGGAATTGTACATGCAAAGGGGCAGTATTTTGCCTGGCTGAGCAGTGATGATGCGTTTCTTCCCCATAAAGTGGAGACACAAGTGAATTATATGATTGAAAAAGGCTTATCTTTTACCCAATCGGCTTATCATTATATGAATTCACTCAGTGAGCAGACCGAAACGATCTATCCGAAACTCGGTAGCAGGTCAGACATGATTCATACTCTTTTATCGTATTGTCCGATCAACGGTTGTTCCGTCATGCTGGCTATGCAGGTATTTGGTAAAGTGGGACTGTTCAATCCGAATTTCCGCTATGCACATGATTATGAGATGTGGCTTAGATTACTTCCGTTTTATGAACTTGGATGTGTGGATATCCCGCTGATCAAGTACCGGATGCACGAACAGATGGGGACTGCAAGACATATGGGAGAGATCGAAAAAGAGGTAGCTGCCATTCAGAATCTTCATCGGTCTGCTTT
- a CDS encoding class I SAM-dependent methyltransferase, with the protein MYHEIQKSDFLPLLSELLRFSDSVLDVGSGLGVLLEYYESRLIVALDIHRPYLEHRVCRAPHVIPLNADAKILDQLFLPKSFSAVTMIDSLEHFTKEEGISILQQAEKIAKNRIVIFTPRGFFHQEGVDHYNLQGEVYQNHYSGWEAEELESIGYQVIVLKGFHNQKNPSFEESYGTEHEPVDALLAWKILDE; encoded by the coding sequence GTGTATCATGAAATACAGAAGTCTGATTTTTTACCATTACTCAGTGAACTGCTTCGGTTCTCAGATAGTGTGCTTGATGTTGGCAGCGGTCTAGGTGTTTTACTAGAATATTACGAGTCCAGGCTCATAGTAGCACTGGATATCCACCGGCCCTATCTGGAACATCGCGTCTGCCGAGCTCCCCATGTCATCCCTCTGAATGCAGATGCGAAAATATTAGATCAATTATTTCTTCCCAAATCATTTTCTGCGGTAACCATGATTGATTCTTTGGAACACTTTACAAAAGAAGAGGGAATCTCAATCCTTCAGCAAGCCGAAAAAATCGCCAAAAATCGGATTGTTATTTTTACACCGCGCGGTTTTTTTCATCAAGAAGGAGTCGATCATTACAACTTACAGGGTGAAGTGTATCAGAATCATTACAGCGGTTGGGAAGCAGAGGAACTCGAGAGCATTGGATATCAGGTCATTGTCCTTAAAGGATTTCATAATCAGAAGAACCCCTCTTTCGAGGAGTCCTATGGAACAGAACACGAGCCTGTTGATGCCCTATTGGCCTGGAAGATCCTTGATGAGTAA
- a CDS encoding glycosyltransferase: MNSLPLVTVVIPFYNCPYISQAIRSALSQTYSMVEIIVVDDGSTQYTEQIHPYLPFIYYLGKANGGTASALNHGIRYASGEYIVWLSSDDRFYPEKIEKQVQFMMNQQAVISHTNFNYINEDSSVTQHRAGISPMTDKEMLRVFLTGNPVNGCTVMFHKSLVQNIGLFDESLPYTHDYDLWYRVLLKGYSVPYLPEPLTAYRKHHGMGSVKYADAIQQEIRMIQKRYAEQIQKMIQVQGR; the protein is encoded by the coding sequence ATGAATTCGCTCCCTCTGGTCACGGTGGTCATTCCTTTCTATAACTGTCCCTATATTTCGCAAGCCATTCGCAGTGCACTCAGCCAAACGTATTCTATGGTAGAAATTATCGTAGTGGATGACGGATCTACACAGTATACAGAACAAATTCATCCCTATCTGCCTTTTATTTATTATCTTGGTAAGGCGAATGGCGGAACGGCTTCCGCACTCAATCACGGAATTCGGTATGCCTCTGGAGAGTACATCGTTTGGCTCAGCTCGGATGACCGGTTCTATCCAGAGAAAATAGAGAAACAAGTGCAGTTCATGATGAATCAGCAGGCTGTCATTTCTCATACCAATTTTAATTATATTAATGAAGATAGCAGTGTCACCCAGCACCGTGCCGGCATTTCTCCCATGACAGACAAAGAAATGCTGCGAGTTTTTCTTACAGGAAATCCGGTGAATGGATGTACGGTTATGTTTCATAAATCACTGGTTCAGAACATCGGATTGTTCGATGAATCTCTTCCGTATACGCATGATTATGATTTGTGGTACCGTGTTTTGCTAAAGGGATATTCAGTTCCCTATTTGCCAGAACCGCTGACAGCCTACCGTAAACATCATGGCATGGGGTCTGTTAAATATGCAGATGCAATCCAGCAAGAAATTCGAATGATTCAAAAGAGGTATGCGGAACAGATTCAGAAGATGATTCAAGTGCAAGGACGGTAG
- a CDS encoding NAD-dependent epimerase/dehydratase family protein, translating to MDTTRLKDKVVLVTGASGFTGRHAVQLLRACGTKVAAVTRSLSADWQDDQVTVHLCDLRDRQAVNQLVSRTQPDYILHLAGQNSVPVSWADPVSTIEMNVMSPLYLLDAMRTLPECRAVIVGSRLKYIPVPDLPLSPPHPYSLSKYMEELVSMSFSAMYSQQMIYAEPGNLIGPGPSTGICSLLAAHVVSAEQGENPTPFRLSSRTDARDYLDVRDAVRAYVALLLNGEPGRIYPVISGKERTLGEIADLLLSYTKAQVPLLWGAPSSGPGGISAVEDDSSSFASLSKIGWKPEIPFASSIKDVLQDHRFRRSKEGGQA from the coding sequence ATGGATACAACAAGGCTGAAAGACAAAGTCGTGCTGGTAACCGGTGCTTCTGGATTTACAGGCCGGCATGCAGTTCAGCTGCTACGTGCCTGTGGTACAAAGGTTGCGGCCGTCACCCGGTCACTTTCTGCAGATTGGCAAGATGATCAGGTAACCGTCCATTTATGTGATCTAAGGGATCGTCAGGCCGTGAATCAGCTGGTGAGTCGTACTCAGCCTGATTATATCTTACATCTAGCAGGACAGAATTCCGTACCTGTCTCCTGGGCAGACCCCGTATCTACGATTGAAATGAATGTGATGTCCCCGCTTTATCTGCTCGATGCCATGCGAACACTGCCCGAATGCCGGGCAGTCATCGTTGGTTCACGTCTCAAATACATTCCTGTCCCAGATCTCCCGCTATCGCCTCCTCATCCTTATAGTCTCAGTAAGTACATGGAAGAACTCGTTTCTATGTCATTCTCAGCGATGTACAGCCAGCAGATGATCTACGCTGAACCAGGAAATCTAATTGGGCCCGGGCCTTCGACAGGCATATGTTCACTGCTTGCTGCCCATGTGGTTTCGGCTGAACAAGGGGAAAATCCAACTCCTTTTCGCTTATCATCCCGTACGGATGCTCGTGATTATTTAGATGTGCGGGATGCGGTCCGGGCATATGTTGCGCTTTTGCTGAATGGGGAGCCAGGCAGAATCTATCCTGTTATTTCAGGGAAAGAAAGAACACTTGGAGAGATCGCGGACTTACTCCTTTCTTATACAAAAGCGCAGGTACCTCTGCTCTGGGGAGCGCCTTCTTCTGGTCCTGGAGGTATATCGGCAGTAGAAGATGATTCTTCTTCCTTCGCTTCTCTTAGCAAAATAGGGTGGAAACCAGAAATTCCATTCGCTTCTTCTATAAAAGATGTACTACAAGATCATCGCTTTCGCCGAAGTAAGGAAGGAGGGCAAGCATGA
- a CDS encoding dTDP-4-dehydrorhamnose reductase family protein, producing MKLLIIGGQGMAGHMMVQYFKQQGKHTVFYTSRNKKDPNGLILDVNDIHSVDLLVKAVQPDVIINAVGILNQYAEKNIIQAYHVNGFLPHRLANLADQIGAKLIHISTDCVFKGDRSGGYTEEDLPDGDTIYAITKSLGEVRSPGHLTIRTSIIGPEVRKNGIGLMHWFFQQKGVVQGYAKARWNGVTTLMLAKVVDEYMTSKVSGLIHLAHPEPVSKYELLLLFKEIWDLKETVIVPNSTFVQDRTLAVTREDVNPLLPSYRDMLKELKEWIQQG from the coding sequence ATGAAACTGCTCATAATTGGTGGTCAGGGTATGGCAGGCCACATGATGGTTCAATATTTCAAACAACAAGGAAAACACACGGTGTTTTATACATCTCGTAATAAGAAAGATCCGAATGGACTAATCCTGGATGTGAATGATATTCACAGCGTCGATCTGCTCGTAAAAGCGGTTCAACCTGATGTCATTATCAATGCAGTGGGGATTTTAAATCAATATGCAGAAAAAAATATAATTCAAGCCTACCATGTCAATGGATTTTTACCGCACCGCCTTGCGAATCTAGCTGATCAAATCGGTGCAAAACTCATTCATATCAGCACAGATTGTGTATTTAAAGGGGACCGGTCAGGAGGATATACAGAAGAGGATTTACCAGATGGAGATACGATATATGCGATTACTAAATCACTCGGGGAAGTTCGTTCCCCGGGTCATCTTACGATACGTACCTCCATCATTGGGCCGGAAGTGCGGAAGAATGGGATCGGTCTCATGCATTGGTTCTTTCAGCAAAAAGGGGTTGTGCAAGGGTATGCGAAGGCAAGGTGGAATGGAGTGACTACACTCATGCTTGCTAAGGTGGTGGATGAGTATATGACTTCAAAAGTGTCGGGTCTGATTCATCTGGCTCATCCTGAACCCGTATCGAAGTATGAGCTGTTATTACTTTTCAAAGAAATATGGGATCTCAAAGAAACAGTAATCGTCCCTAATAGTACGTTTGTACAGGATCGAACCCTCGCTGTCACTCGGGAGGATGTAAACCCTCTTCTGCCGTCTTATCGTGACATGCTGAAGGAGCTGAAGGAATGGATACAACAAGGCTGA
- a CDS encoding polysaccharide biosynthesis protein has translation MFENQRILVTGGTGSWGHELITQLLTLNPKEVIVYSRGESSQVAMSREFEDSRLSFCIGDIRDKEALVAACKEVDYVYHLAALKHVPVCEDQPYEALKTNVIGTQNVIEAAVENEVKKVIYISTDKAANPSNFYGMTKAIGEKLIVYANLLRSKTAFVTVRGGNVLGTNGSVVHLFKDQIKNKGVVSITDMEMTRFFLTLRDAISLLFDASVKSVGGEIFVMTMPTCKIVDLAEVLIEDAAVSGVQIVERGTRPGEKIHEILMSEFESRTTVVYDEKYLVILPTINLPELKEHYKHYEPVTFSSFSSEFNLMSKEEIKEILQRGGFLG, from the coding sequence ATGTTTGAAAATCAACGTATTCTCGTTACCGGAGGTACTGGTTCCTGGGGGCATGAATTAATCACTCAATTACTGACTTTAAATCCGAAGGAAGTCATCGTATATTCTCGCGGCGAATCGAGTCAAGTAGCCATGAGCCGTGAATTTGAAGACAGCCGCCTCAGTTTTTGTATTGGAGATATCAGGGATAAGGAAGCCCTCGTTGCCGCTTGTAAAGAAGTGGATTATGTCTATCATCTAGCAGCACTGAAACATGTCCCTGTCTGCGAAGATCAGCCTTATGAAGCGCTGAAAACCAATGTCATTGGTACTCAGAATGTGATTGAGGCAGCAGTAGAGAATGAAGTAAAGAAAGTGATCTATATTTCCACGGATAAAGCAGCAAACCCATCGAACTTTTATGGAATGACAAAGGCGATTGGAGAAAAGCTGATTGTATATGCGAACTTACTCCGCAGCAAAACAGCATTCGTAACCGTGCGGGGCGGTAATGTGCTGGGTACGAACGGAAGTGTAGTCCATCTGTTTAAGGATCAGATTAAGAATAAAGGTGTAGTATCGATTACGGATATGGAGATGACACGGTTCTTTCTTACGCTGCGTGATGCGATATCGCTTTTATTTGATGCTTCTGTAAAAAGTGTGGGCGGTGAAATTTTTGTAATGACGATGCCTACCTGCAAAATTGTAGATCTAGCAGAAGTATTAATCGAAGATGCAGCGGTATCTGGTGTTCAAATCGTGGAACGAGGTACTCGGCCGGGAGAAAAAATTCACGAAATCCTGATGAGCGAGTTCGAGAGCAGAACAACCGTTGTTTATGATGAAAAATACCTTGTCATTCTTCCGACCATTAATCTGCCTGAACTAAAAGAACACTATAAACACTACGAGCCGGTGACCTTCTCCAGCTTCAGTTCCGAATTTAATCTGATGTCGAAAGAGGAGATTAAGGAAATCCTGCAGCGCGGGGGGTTCCTTGGATGA
- the wecB gene encoding non-hydrolyzing UDP-N-acetylglucosamine 2-epimerase: MKIMTVLGTRPEIIRLSLIIPKLDRYADRHILVHTGQNFTESLSGQFFRELGLRSPDYVLQDEAATLGEQLSAMFSQLEKILVQEKPDKILLLGDTNSALSAILAERMGIPVIHMEAGNRCYDLDVPEEKNRRVIDAISSINMPYTEQSKAHLIREGVPSQRIVLTGNPIYEVMKHYENRMLDSKIMKTLGLEKGEYFLVTAHRAENVDHPAHLAAIMTGLNLVAEKHGKRIICSIHPRTAARIKEHLKLTMHPLVEFHEPFGFFDFLLLEQNACCALTDSGTVQEECCIMGVPTVTMRKTTERPETVDCGSNIVSGLEAERIAASAALMMELNRSWECPKGYLAKDVSDKVVKFLLGGKLHV, encoded by the coding sequence TTGAAGATTATGACGGTACTTGGAACAAGGCCGGAAATTATCCGGCTGAGTCTTATTATTCCTAAGCTGGACCGTTATGCAGATCGTCACATCCTTGTGCATACAGGACAGAATTTCACAGAAAGTCTCAGCGGTCAATTTTTTAGAGAATTAGGCCTGCGATCTCCAGATTATGTACTTCAGGATGAAGCAGCTACGCTTGGTGAGCAATTGTCTGCCATGTTCAGTCAGCTGGAAAAAATTCTGGTACAGGAAAAGCCAGATAAAATCTTGCTGCTAGGAGATACGAACAGTGCTTTATCTGCCATTCTCGCAGAGAGAATGGGTATACCGGTCATTCACATGGAAGCAGGGAATCGGTGTTATGACCTCGATGTACCCGAAGAGAAAAACCGCCGGGTAATTGACGCTATATCAAGCATTAATATGCCTTATACAGAACAAAGCAAAGCACATTTAATCCGGGAAGGTGTTCCTAGTCAGCGAATCGTGCTCACGGGCAATCCCATATATGAAGTAATGAAGCATTATGAAAATCGTATGCTGGACAGCAAAATTATGAAAACCTTGGGCCTTGAAAAAGGAGAGTACTTTCTCGTTACCGCCCATAGAGCAGAAAATGTAGATCATCCCGCGCATCTAGCAGCTATTATGACAGGACTCAATCTCGTAGCAGAGAAACATGGAAAACGGATCATTTGCAGTATTCACCCTCGTACCGCAGCACGGATTAAAGAACATTTGAAGCTGACGATGCATCCCTTAGTAGAATTTCATGAGCCCTTCGGATTTTTCGATTTTCTTTTACTGGAGCAAAATGCATGCTGCGCTTTAACGGACAGCGGAACAGTCCAGGAAGAGTGCTGCATTATGGGAGTGCCTACGGTGACCATGCGTAAGACGACAGAACGGCCAGAGACCGTCGATTGCGGAAGTAACATTGTATCAGGGCTTGAAGCAGAACGAATTGCTGCATCCGCAGCGCTGATGATGGAACTAAATCGTTCTTGGGAGTGTCCAAAAGGGTATCTCGCTAAAGATGTATCGGATAAAGTAGTTAAATTTCTGCTTGGAGGGAAGCTGCATGTTTGA
- a CDS encoding glycosyltransferase family 4 protein, translating into MTQKPKLMLFSHISHSQSITGAEKLLLRFCQEMRPYFRCVLVVPNEGMISLLARKNGIRVKVQSYELLHNIYTPHEGLRQEADQLMHTPSSHAVIRLLQKESPQIVLTNTCVNAVPAMAARMLYIPVIWKITETITMNAYTGESIKIIDEFSNWVIGISQTVFEPLQGSNISAKSTILSPTWDASLAAIHQWNVLRATRRSMIGLSPEHFCVGYISTFIYDAKGLLPFVQSALSLCESYPHSRFWIIGNPVDEVYYNECVRLIAESRYRQQFIFTPFLEQVSEAYCAMDLTAVPSMVKEGFGMTALESLYFGTPVVAFGQGGLQEMMEAVGNSHLLAEPGSASDLASRMAVCIQNPEETARTGERSKIAAEQRYGAEAYKNRAEDMIRQLMSQFPDWFGTPSARLRTHAKKRKPVKSKRRIMQQRKKKSSSARLKKNGKKSRNNTKIKPLKKNKRKQTRSVMKPQRSQKKRKLTS; encoded by the coding sequence ATGACACAAAAGCCGAAATTAATGTTATTCAGTCATATCAGTCACAGCCAAAGTATTACGGGGGCAGAAAAGCTGCTGCTTCGCTTTTGCCAAGAAATGAGGCCTTACTTTCGCTGTGTACTCGTGGTCCCTAATGAAGGAATGATTTCCTTGCTAGCTCGAAAGAATGGAATTCGAGTAAAAGTCCAGTCTTATGAACTGCTTCACAACATCTACACTCCCCATGAGGGGCTTAGACAAGAGGCAGATCAGTTAATGCATACCCCGTCTTCCCACGCTGTGATCCGTCTGCTGCAAAAAGAATCCCCTCAAATCGTACTCACGAATACCTGTGTGAATGCGGTACCTGCTATGGCAGCACGAATGCTTTACATCCCGGTGATTTGGAAAATTACTGAAACGATTACCATGAACGCGTATACGGGGGAATCCATAAAGATCATTGATGAGTTCAGCAACTGGGTCATCGGCATCTCGCAAACCGTCTTCGAACCTTTACAAGGCAGCAATATCTCCGCAAAATCCACCATATTATCTCCCACATGGGATGCTTCTCTTGCTGCAATTCATCAGTGGAATGTTCTTCGAGCAACAAGGCGCAGCATGATTGGACTATCGCCCGAACATTTCTGCGTTGGTTATATTTCCACTTTTATATACGATGCTAAAGGGTTACTGCCTTTCGTACAAAGTGCTCTGTCTTTATGTGAATCCTATCCCCATAGCAGGTTTTGGATTATAGGAAACCCAGTCGATGAGGTCTATTACAACGAATGTGTGAGATTGATCGCTGAATCGAGATACCGCCAACAATTCATCTTTACTCCTTTTCTTGAACAAGTCAGCGAAGCGTACTGTGCGATGGATCTTACCGCCGTTCCGAGTATGGTCAAAGAAGGTTTTGGGATGACGGCACTGGAGAGTCTCTACTTTGGAACACCGGTTGTTGCCTTTGGACAGGGAGGTCTTCAGGAGATGATGGAGGCTGTCGGTAATTCGCATTTACTTGCTGAGCCGGGTAGTGCTTCGGACTTAGCAAGCAGAATGGCTGTCTGTATCCAAAATCCAGAGGAAACGGCGCGTACGGGCGAACGGAGCAAAATAGCCGCAGAGCAGCGATACGGTGCAGAAGCATATAAAAACCGTGCAGAAGACATGATTCGTCAACTCATGAGCCAATTCCCAGATTGGTTTGGTACACCCTCTGCTCGTCTGCGAACTCATGCCAAAAAGCGTAAACCGGTGAAAAGTAAGAGAAGGATAATGCAGCAACGAAAGAAAAAATCAAGCTCTGCGCGGCTGAAAAAAAACGGTAAAAAATCTAGAAATAACACGAAGATAAAGCCATTGAAGAAAAATAAAAGGAAGCAAACACGTTCTGTCATGAAGCCTCAGAGGTCTCAGAAAAAACGAAAGTTGACTTCATGA
- a CDS encoding CgeB family protein: MKRVKASRKKTVRARPKRLPYSVNPANQSTSFQRGYDDGYLRGRAHFIMNRAVEPSPVRPLHVLYVSSGKGFPYSPLDEAIRGTLRDMVTTLHTAEPHEPVAEMTALLKPDLVLVLDGMYFPVEQVDAIRNQGIQTAIWLTDDPYYTDITLNIAPRYDYVFTLELNCIELYESHGCSEVHYLPFAAYLPQFHPSKMPALHRRDISFIGSGYWNRVNYFNPLLPQIMSHQTVFNGIWWDRLPDFKKYKHKIELNRWMSPEETKEVYNGTKIVLNLHRSHEDDSVNNNSLKIPALSPNPRTFEISACATLQLTDARGDLARFYKPGVEIETYETAAEMMDKIEYYLANEDKRRAIALRGFERTWKEHSYHHRMESLLQTIFGS; the protein is encoded by the coding sequence ATAAAGCGAGTAAAGGCTTCAAGAAAGAAAACAGTACGAGCAAGACCGAAGCGGTTACCGTATTCCGTAAATCCAGCGAATCAGAGTACATCTTTTCAACGAGGTTATGATGATGGGTATTTGCGCGGCCGCGCTCATTTTATAATGAACCGAGCAGTCGAGCCTTCGCCTGTACGACCTCTACACGTCCTATATGTTTCCTCAGGTAAGGGATTTCCTTACTCGCCTCTGGACGAGGCAATAAGAGGGACGTTACGAGACATGGTTACGACTCTTCATACAGCAGAACCTCATGAACCCGTTGCAGAAATGACAGCCTTGCTAAAGCCTGATCTCGTGCTGGTCTTAGATGGAATGTACTTTCCGGTAGAACAGGTAGATGCCATCCGAAATCAAGGAATACAAACAGCAATTTGGCTGACAGATGATCCTTATTATACAGATATAACGCTAAATATTGCTCCCCGTTACGATTATGTATTCACACTTGAACTGAATTGTATCGAGTTATACGAGAGTCATGGATGTTCAGAAGTGCATTATTTACCTTTTGCTGCTTACCTCCCCCAGTTTCACCCGAGTAAAATGCCTGCCCTTCATCGCAGAGATATCAGCTTCATTGGGTCAGGATATTGGAACCGTGTGAATTATTTCAATCCTCTCCTCCCGCAAATCATGTCGCATCAAACTGTATTCAACGGAATATGGTGGGATCGACTCCCTGACTTTAAAAAATATAAACACAAGATTGAACTGAATCGCTGGATGAGTCCAGAGGAGACAAAAGAGGTGTATAACGGAACAAAGATTGTGCTCAACTTACACCGTTCCCATGAAGACGATTCTGTAAATAATAATAGTCTTAAAATCCCTGCTTTATCACCGAACCCCCGTACCTTTGAAATTTCAGCCTGTGCAACCCTGCAGCTTACCGATGCCAGAGGAGACTTAGCCCGTTTTTATAAACCTGGAGTAGAGATTGAAACATATGAGACGGCTGCTGAGATGATGGACAAAATTGAATACTATCTTGCTAATGAAGATAAACGGAGAGCTATTGCGCTCAGAGGTTTTGAGCGTACCTGGAAAGAGCATTCCTATCATCACCGCATGGAATCCCTGCTTCAGACGATATTCGGCTCATAG
- a CDS encoding CgeB family protein — MKNTRRKQSYLDGYAEGVRLGGCEAILQRVKQPETVIRNMKVLYVPQGFEAIDGGVIAALQMTVSKCIVVNAAHMKEYAAIHRPDLVLVMNGLHVFPENHLSQIDEIRALGIRTAIWFVDDPYFTEATADICLHYDLVFTHEIRAVPFYQNQGAKHVHHVPLGVNTSLFSPRKISSDVQYDVCFIGNGFWNRISLFDELAPFLSNKRVLIAGGQWSRLQRQDLLASFIKPDWIPPVETVDYYNGAKIVINMHRPHEYGLDNRNTHQIAAGSINPRTYEMNACGTLQITDIREDLPNYYRPGYDIETYENSAELQDKISYYLKNEEERLAVAWRSLYTTHEKHTFQTRIQMLLSYL, encoded by the coding sequence GTGAAAAATACAAGAAGGAAGCAAAGTTATCTTGATGGTTATGCGGAAGGGGTTCGGCTTGGCGGGTGTGAAGCCATCCTTCAGAGAGTAAAGCAGCCGGAGACCGTGATTCGAAACATGAAGGTACTTTATGTACCGCAAGGTTTTGAAGCGATTGATGGCGGTGTGATTGCTGCGCTTCAAATGACTGTTTCTAAATGTATCGTCGTGAATGCAGCTCATATGAAAGAATATGCGGCTATTCATAGGCCGGATCTTGTACTCGTTATGAATGGTCTTCATGTCTTTCCGGAGAACCATTTATCACAGATAGATGAGATTCGTGCACTAGGTATTCGTACAGCGATCTGGTTTGTAGATGATCCATATTTTACAGAAGCTACAGCAGACATTTGTCTGCATTACGATCTTGTCTTCACCCATGAAATTAGGGCGGTACCCTTCTATCAGAACCAGGGGGCTAAGCATGTCCATCATGTTCCGCTCGGGGTAAACACCTCTCTTTTCTCACCTCGTAAAATATCCTCAGATGTCCAGTATGATGTCTGCTTTATCGGCAATGGATTCTGGAATCGAATTTCTTTATTCGATGAACTTGCTCCTTTTCTAAGTAATAAGCGTGTCCTGATTGCAGGGGGACAGTGGAGCAGACTGCAGAGGCAAGACTTACTCGCTTCTTTTATCAAGCCGGACTGGATTCCTCCAGTGGAAACGGTAGATTACTACAACGGAGCAAAAATCGTGATTAATATGCATAGACCCCATGAATATGGGCTGGATAATCGGAACACTCATCAGATTGCAGCAGGTTCTATTAATCCCAGAACGTATGAAATGAATGCCTGTGGAACCCTGCAAATCACAGATATAAGAGAGGATTTACCGAATTACTACAGACCTGGATACGATATAGAGACTTATGAAAATAGTGCTGAGCTGCAGGATAAGATTTCCTATTATCTTAAGAATGAAGAAGAAAGGCTAGCTGTTGCTTGGAGAAGTCTATATACAACGCATGAGAAGCATACCTTTCAGACGCGCATTCAGATGCTGCTGAGTTATTTGTAA